A single window of Macrobrachium nipponense isolate FS-2020 chromosome 31, ASM1510439v2, whole genome shotgun sequence DNA harbors:
- the LOC135206582 gene encoding uncharacterized protein LOC135206582, whose product MKFVIIVALAAVAVADKLPTSYAPPAPAPNYGAPAASNRAAVEVALPPVATLRDERTQDEFGSFSVDFEAENSIVFSQSGSPNGPEDSVVKSGAYSYTAP is encoded by the exons ATGAAGTTT GTTATTATcgttgctttagcagctgttgctgttgctgataAATTACCAACTTCCTACGCGCCCCCTGCCCCAGCTCCTAACTATGGCGCCCCTGCTGCCTCAAACAGAGCTGCCGTCGAAGTAGCCCTTCCACCCGTGGCTACCCTGAGGGACGAAAGGACCCAGGACGAGTTCGGAAGCTTCAGTGTTGACTTCGAGGCCGAAAACAGTATTGTTTTCTCCCAGTCTGGCTCTCCAAATGGGCCAGAAGACTCCGTCGTCAAGTCTGGGGCTTACTC tTACACTGCTCCTTGA